The following are encoded together in the Zingiber officinale cultivar Zhangliang chromosome 8A, Zo_v1.1, whole genome shotgun sequence genome:
- the LOC122012757 gene encoding novel plant SNARE 11-like isoform X1, producing MDLPDISEELALTEGQINDIFRALSSGFQKLDKIKDANRRSRQLEELTDKMRECKRLIKEFERVAKQEETRNPQDKNRMLNERKQSMIKELNSYVALKKQHASENKRIDLFDGPGGDGFGEENVQLASSMTNQQLMDHGNHMMDETDQTIDRAKKVVEETINVGAETAASLKAQTEQMSRIVNELDSIQFSIKKASKLVKEIGRQVATDRCIMAMLFLIVMGVIAIIIVKLVHPNNKDIVDIPGLAPPAARKLL from the exons ATGGACTTGCCTGATATCAGCGAGGAATTGGCCCTTACAGAAGGGCAGATCAACGATATATTTCGGGCTTTATC AAGTGGATTTCAAAAACTGGATAAGATCAAGGATGCCAACAGACGAAGTAGACAGTTAGAGGAACTGACTGACAAGATGAGGGAATGCAAGAG ACTTATCAAGGAGTTTGAAAGGGTCGCGAAGCAAGAGGAGACTAGGAATCCACAGGATAAAAATAGGATGCTGAATGAGAGAAAACAATCAATG ATTAAAGAACTGAACTCATATGTTGCTCTGAAAAAGCA GCATGCAAGTGAAAATAAAAGGATTGATCTCTTTGATGGACCTGGTGGTGATGGGTTTGGGGAAGAAAATGTTCAATTGGCATCAT CGATGACAAATCAACAGTTGATGGATCATGGAAACCATATGATGGATGAAACGGATCAGACTATTGACAGGGCAAAGAAG GTTGTCGAAGAGACGATCAATGTTGGAGCAGAAACTGCAGCTTCTCTCAAGGCACAG ACCGAACAAATGAGTAGAATCGTAAATGAACTTGATTCAATCCAGTTTTCCATCAAGAAAGCATCTAAACTGGTGAAGGAAATTGGAAGACAG GTGGCGACTGATCGGTGCATAATGGCGATGCTCTTCCTTATAGTGATGGGAGTTATAGCAATTATAATTGTAAAG